In a single window of the Pirellulales bacterium genome:
- a CDS encoding amino acid ABC transporter ATP-binding protein has product MIETIDLHKSHGSLQVLRGISLAVAEGEVAAIIGPSGGGKSTFLRCLNGLDSFEAGQVLVGDRNLSCGPQQRCDRENIRAVRRQLGMVFQQFNLFPHLTVLGNVIEAPLRVLNMPRDEAVDRAKKLLARVGLVEKIDVRPDKLSGGQQQRVAIARALAMQPKAMLFDEPTSALDPRMTAEVLAVMADLAASGQTMIVVTHAMSFARRAAKTVHVFHEGRVAESGPPQQIFEAPQNPVTRELLHECDM; this is encoded by the coding sequence ATGATCGAAACCATTGATTTGCACAAATCGCACGGGTCGCTCCAGGTGCTGCGCGGTATATCCCTGGCCGTGGCCGAGGGAGAAGTGGCCGCCATTATCGGCCCCTCCGGCGGCGGAAAAAGCACGTTTTTGCGCTGCCTGAACGGTCTCGATTCGTTTGAAGCCGGCCAGGTGCTCGTCGGCGATCGCAATTTATCCTGTGGTCCGCAACAACGCTGCGATCGAGAAAACATCCGAGCTGTCCGCCGGCAGTTAGGCATGGTGTTTCAGCAGTTCAATCTGTTTCCGCATTTGACGGTGTTGGGAAACGTGATCGAAGCGCCGCTGCGAGTGCTGAACATGCCTCGTGACGAGGCTGTCGATCGCGCCAAAAAATTGCTCGCGCGCGTCGGCTTGGTCGAAAAAATCGACGTGCGGCCCGACAAGCTTTCCGGCGGCCAGCAGCAGCGCGTGGCCATTGCCCGTGCTTTGGCGATGCAGCCCAAGGCAATGCTGTTCGACGAGCCGACCAGTGCACTCGACCCGCGCATGACCGCCGAAGTGCTGGCCGTCATGGCCGATTTAGCCGCCAGCGGTCAAACCATGATCGTCGTCACGCACGCCATGAGCTTCGCCCGCCGGGCTGCCAAAACCGTGCATGTATTCCACGAAGGACGTGTGGCCGAAAGTGGTCCACCACAGCAAATTTTCGAGGCCCCGCAAAATCCCGTCACCCGCGAATTGTTGCACGAATGCGACATGTAA
- a CDS encoding ABC transporter permease subunit (The N-terminal region of this protein, as described by TIGR01726, is a three transmembrane segment that identifies a subfamily of ABC transporter permease subunits, which specificities that include histidine, arginine, glutamine, glutamate, L-cystine (sic), the opines (in Agrobacterium) octopine and nopaline, etc.): MKHLRPFAFVGRPVWLVLIGIVLILNTRASAADALEKIHQRGTLIWGADQEGGGPYVFPDPKNPEHLIGFEVELADMLAAELGVKAKFYQGQWEDLPQMLDNQIDLALNGFERTPARLANYLCTRPYYAFGLQLMAKGEGPLKSWKQLKTAKPDGGPWKIGILGGSEAEEYLTELRDHEGYQIDVISYSGNTDPMEHVQTGVLDATVADDCVANFYIDRFPELNLIEWPAQGGYYVGLVGRDDPQLLAALDEALKKIIADGRLKALYDRWDLDGRYQMLMLRGAGEGVPAEPISFWQVLGRNLPMLLEAAGMTVFLSVVSFPLAIAIGIGVAIGRLYGPKIIAKPLGLYVEVLRGTPLMLQLFVIFFLLPKIGLALPALVAGIAGLAINYSAYESEIYRAGLQAIPRGQMEAALALGLTQAQAINRIILPQAFRIVIPPVTNDFIALFKDTSVCSVITIVELTKRYSILAQSTGSIVQLAAITAVLYMLMSFPLSVFARWSERRLAGEVK; the protein is encoded by the coding sequence ATGAAACATTTGCGACCGTTCGCATTCGTTGGCCGCCCGGTGTGGCTCGTTTTGATCGGCATCGTTTTGATTCTCAATACCCGCGCCTCCGCCGCCGATGCGCTGGAAAAAATTCACCAGCGCGGCACGCTGATTTGGGGCGCCGATCAGGAAGGGGGCGGACCGTACGTCTTTCCTGATCCGAAAAATCCGGAGCATTTGATCGGCTTCGAAGTCGAGCTGGCCGACATGCTGGCCGCCGAATTGGGTGTGAAAGCCAAGTTCTATCAAGGGCAATGGGAAGATTTGCCCCAAATGCTCGACAACCAAATCGACCTGGCGCTCAACGGCTTTGAGCGCACGCCTGCTCGTTTGGCCAATTATTTATGTACGCGCCCCTACTATGCTTTCGGCCTGCAACTCATGGCCAAAGGCGAGGGCCCGCTCAAATCGTGGAAGCAACTGAAGACCGCCAAACCCGACGGCGGCCCCTGGAAAATTGGCATCCTGGGCGGATCAGAAGCGGAGGAATACCTGACCGAGCTGCGCGATCACGAGGGCTATCAAATCGATGTGATTTCCTATTCCGGCAATACGGATCCCATGGAGCACGTGCAAACCGGCGTGCTGGATGCGACGGTGGCTGACGACTGCGTGGCCAATTTTTACATCGACCGTTTTCCCGAATTGAACTTGATCGAATGGCCGGCCCAAGGCGGATACTACGTGGGCTTGGTGGGCCGTGACGATCCCCAATTGCTGGCCGCCCTGGACGAAGCCTTGAAGAAAATCATCGCCGATGGCCGCCTAAAAGCCCTGTACGACCGCTGGGATTTGGACGGCCGCTACCAAATGCTCATGCTCCGTGGAGCAGGCGAAGGCGTGCCCGCCGAACCCATTTCCTTCTGGCAGGTGCTCGGCCGCAACTTGCCGATGCTGCTGGAAGCCGCCGGCATGACCGTGTTCCTGTCGGTCGTGTCGTTTCCACTGGCGATTGCCATTGGCATTGGCGTCGCCATCGGCCGGCTGTACGGGCCAAAAATCATTGCCAAGCCGCTGGGTCTGTACGTCGAAGTGCTGCGCGGCACGCCGCTGATGTTGCAGCTCTTCGTGATTTTCTTTTTGCTCCCTAAAATCGGCCTGGCATTGCCGGCGCTGGTGGCGGGCATCGCGGGCCTGGCCATCAATTATTCGGCCTACGAATCGGAAATCTACCGAGCGGGACTGCAAGCCATTCCGCGCGGACAAATGGAAGCCGCCTTGGCGCTAGGGTTGACGCAAGCACAAGCCATCAACCGCATCATCTTGCCGCAGGCGTTTCGAATTGTCATTCCGCCGGTGACGAACGATTTTATCGCCCTGTTCAAAGACACTTCGGTCTGCTCAGTCATCACCATTGTCGAATTGACCAAGCGTTACTCAATTCTAGCCCAAAGCACCGGCTCCATTGTCCAGCTGGCCGCAATTACCGCCGTGCTGTACATGCTGATGAGCTTCCCCCTTTCCGTCTTCGCCCGCTGGAGCGAACGCCGCCTGGCTGGGGAGGTGAAGTAA